In the genome of Fusarium keratoplasticum isolate Fu6.1 chromosome 13, whole genome shotgun sequence, the window CGGTGCAGGGAACTCGGTGCAGTACCAAGAAACTGTCGTCTCTAGCCTACGAGTTCCGTTCGTCAAGGCCGCCCGCGCATTCTTCGGTCGCAGGCCAACCGCCCGACGACGCATTCTCCATGGCTTCAATGGTCTCCTGCTGAGCGGTGAGCTTTTGCTAGTCCTGGGTCGCCCCGGCAGTGGTTGTTCTACCTTCCTCAAGACCATTAGCGGGCACCTAGGGGGCCTCACACTCGAGCCCGAAAGCAACATCCGCTACCGGGGTCTCAGCTTCGAGGACATGATCCAGCACCATCGTGGGGAAGTGTGTTACAACCAGGAGGTTGACAAGCACTTCCCTCATCTGACTGTGGGGGAAACGCTGTCTTTTGCCGCAGCTGCGAGAGCCCCACGCCATCGTCCCCACGGTCTGTCCCGATCCGAGTTCATTGACGTGGTCGTCAATGTCATTCTGGCCGTGTTTGGGCTGAAGAATACCCGTCACACAAAAGTTGGAGACAATTTCGTGCGAGGCGTCAGCGGTGGAGAGCGCAAGCGAGTCAGTATTGCCGAGATGTTTCTTGCCAGAGCTCGCATTGGAGCCTGGGACAACAGCACACGAGGGCTGGACGCTGCATCTGCTCTGCAGTTCGTCAAGGCTTTACGTCTCTCGGCGGATATGGGCAAGACTTGTCATGCTGTTGCGGCCTACCAATCCTCTCAGTCCATGTACGACCTATTCGACAAGGTCGTGATCCTATACGAAGGTCATGAAATCTACTATGGTCCTCGTGATCGTGCAGTCGACTACtttgaagagatgggctgGAAACGCGATCCTCAGCAGGTTGTTTCGGACTTTCTAACCGCCATCACCAATCCGGGAGAGCGACAACCCTTTCCAGGCATGGAAGAGAAGGTCCCACGCACTGCAACGGAGTTTGCAGATTACTGGAAGCGGAGTCGGGATTTCCAAGAGCTCAGATCACAGATTGAGAGGTTCGAGTTAGAAAATCCAACGGATGGAGAGGGCGCCAAACAGTACCATACACACCACGTCAGGCAACAAGCCAAACACACGAGGCCTACCAGTCCCTAtctcctctccatcccaaTGCAGATTCGACTCTGCCTTCGAAGAGCATATCAACGACTACGGAACGATGTCCCTACGGCCCTATCCACAGTGGTTGTACAGATTGTGCTTTCCTTGATCATCGGGTCCATCTTCTTTAACTCGCCCAACACCAGCAGTGCCTTCTTCCAGAGAGGCGCCGTGATTTTCTTCGCCGTGCTCATGAATGCTTTGATCACAATCAACGAAATCATGCAGCTATACAGCCAGCGACCGATAGTGGAGAAGCAAGCGGGTTACGCCTTTGTACACCCCTTCACCGAGGCTCTCGCCAGTGTCCTCATCGACCTGCCAATCAAGCTTATACGGTGTTCCGTCTTTAGCCTTGTCCTGTACTTCATGACAAACCTACGGCGGGACCCAGCCCAATTCTTCATTTTTTATCTCTTTCTGGTCactgccatcttgacaatgtcggcaATCTTTCGCagcctcgccgccgtcaccaAGACTGTGGGCCAGGCCATGATGTTAGCTGggatcatcgtcatcgtcatcgtggTGTACACCGGCTTCACCCTGCCCCAGACCTACATGCGTCCTTGGTTCTCTTGGATTAAGTGGATCAATCCCATCTTTTACGCTTTCGAAGCCCTGGTCAGCAATGAGTTTCATGGCCGGGAGTTCGAATGTGCAGCGTTTATCCCACCGTATGGATCGGGTGATTCGTTCATCTGTGAAGCCGTCGGTTCAGTCCCTGGTCAGCGGTTCATCTCTGGAGACAACTTTATCGAACACAATTATGGCTACACTCACGCACACCTTTGGCGAAACTACGGAATCTTAACTGCCTTCATGGTAGCTTTCCATTGTTTCTACCTGGTTGCCACAGAATACGTGAGGACTGGACAGTCCAAGGCCGAAGCGTTGGTGTTTCGTCCTGGGCGCGCTCCCCCTCAATTTCTCCAAAGTGATGGTGAAGCCCTTCCAAAAACTGGAACCATAAGCTCTGTATCTCAGGATGACCGAACCATGCCGTTACCCAAGCACACCGACACGCTCACGTGGAGAGGTGTCAACTACGATATTCCCGTCAAAGAGGGCACGAAGCGACTCCTGGACAACGTGAACGGTTGGGTCAAGCCAGGTACTTTGACCGCGCTGATGGGAGTATCAGGTGCTGGCAAAACCACTCTTCTAGATGTCCTCGCTCAGAGGGTTCCCATCGGCGTGGTTGAGGGTCACGTTCTCATCAATGGAAAGCTCCTTACCCATGGACTCCCCAGAAGGACCGGCTACGTCCAGCAGCAAGATCTACATCTTGAGACAACCACCGTACGTGAAGCCCTCCGCTTCAGCGCAGTTCTACGACAGCCCCAGTCAGCTTCTAGAGAAGAGAAGTATGACTACGTGGAGCAAGTCATCCAACTACTAGGAATGGAAGACTTTGCCGAGGCTGTGGTAGGCTCACAAGGAGAGGGCTTAAATGTCGAGCAACGGAAGCTTTTGAGTATCGGCGTGGAGCTCTCGGCGAAACCCACTTTACTCATATTCCTAGATGAGCCTACAAGCGGTCTTGACTCTCAGAGCTCGTGGACGATATGTGCTCTGCTCCGAAGGCTGGCGGACAACGGGCAGGCAGTCCTAGCAACCATTCATCAGCCAAGcgccctcctcttccagacCTTCGATCGTCTACTTTTCCTGGCGCGGGCGGCAAGACCGTGTACTTTGGCGATATCGGAGCACAGTCAAAGACTCTACTCAACTACTTTGCCCGCAACGGTGCGAGACGATGCGGGGCACAGGAGAACCCTGCAGAGTATATCCTTGACGTCGTTGCCGGGGAGGATGACATCTTGGTCAACTGGGTCGAACAGTGGAACAACAGCCCTGAGCTACGAGAAGTTCTTGCCGAGCTCACGCGCCTCGAAAGCTCGGCTGAATCGACTGATGACGAAACTTCCACCATGGAGCATCTGGACGCCGAATTTGCTTTGCCCTTACATAGTCAGCTTCGTTATGTCGCTCTCCGTGCCTTCCAACAGTACTACCGGCAACCCGAGTACATATTCGCTAAGCTCCTATTAGGCTTGCTTTCTGGTCTCTTCATCGGCTTTTCGTTCTGGAAAACCGATCACACGCAGCAAGGCTTTCAAAACGCTCTCTTCAGCGTCTTCCTGCTTTgcaccatcttctcaacTCTTGTCAACCAGGTGATGCCCAAGTTTGTTTCCCAGCGCTCTCTCTATGAGGTTCGGGAGCGGCCATCTCGGGTGTACTCGTGGAAGGTTTTTATCCTATCACAGGTACTGGTTGAGATCCCATGGCAGCTTTTCGTTGGAGTCTGTGCTTGGGCATCGTTCTACTTCGCCGTGTTTGGCTCGAGCTCAGATGCGGAAACCCGGGGGCTTATCCTGCTCTTCGTCGTCCAGTTCTACATCTACGCCGCCAGCATGGCTCAAATGGtcatcgccgccatctcAGACGCCACTTTGGCAGCTATGTTAGCTACCTTGATGTTTGGCATGTCGTTCGTCTTCAACGGTGTGATGCAACCACCCGATGCACTACCTGGGTTCTGGACATTCATGTACCGTGTCTCTCCCTTTACCTATTTCGTTAGCGGAATAGGCAGCACTGCACTCCATGGCCGGGAAGTACAGTGCTCTAGAAATGAGCTGAGAGTCATTGACCCCCCCGCCAGTCAGAATTGCGGCGAATATCTGGCTCAGTTTTTAGAGAACGCGAGCGGTCAACTATACAACCCGAATGCCACATCCGGGTGCGAGTATTGTCCTCTGTCGTCAGCAGATCAATACCTCGCTGCGCGGAGAATCTATTGGAAAGACCGATGGCGCAACTATGGGATTTTCTGGTGCTATTTTATCTTTAATGTATTATGTACTATTAGCTTTTATTACCTATTTAGAGTACGCGCTCAACAGGTTAAAAGGGGTAGATTATAGTAATTAGCTTGTAATTGTTTTAgtaacgtatatgataagcgagtgggacagACAAGCGAGCGGGACAGCTAGactgtgcactaaaactaggatttttaaactttaataaaaactttaataaaatagctagaaactTATAAAGAGtatttctagctatttaacttataaataaagtatatctaatttttatagatttttaaaaaatctcctttatagagaaatagctatttatacagtgcgaatatactttttctaaactacccTATAGGGtatttttctaataatctataaaaatCAGGGTtgataatatattatataactaagctaaCTTCTAATTTTTAGCTTTCCTTAGCTTAATTtgaattttctagaattatttaaaaatcctagttttagtgcaTAGTCTAGCTGTCCCGCTCGTTTGTctgtcccactcgcttatcatgtacgttatatttatagtattttaaAAATCTACTCtatttaatacttttttaataattatacttatacTATAGAGTAATCCAACCTCATAGCATACCCAAAGTTAGATCAAGGCAACCCAGCAAGAGAAATAGTTTTATACACAATCAAGCCATTATGCCTAATACCTTTTAACACAAgacttaatattaaataagctCTATAGATGCTTTAATGCTTAATACTCTGCCTTGACGAGCCTAATATTACTAAGAGCATATTAAGcataattatataatattttacttaaaaataaataaatatataaataatatatatatatagtaaatataatagttaactaagtataataaaaatcccttaacctatattatctctatttaattaattaattcttaataacttattatatcttaattaaataataaaactaaattatttcttatactTTAGGCCCTTAAGAATAACTAAAGATTAAGCctctaatatattataaagatatataatattaattagataagGCTATAGCGCTAATAGTaaggtatctaatcttaatataatacctttaataaattatattacttatttaatctagagaaatagatttttatttactttattcttaacttagatttataaaaattcTCCTCTTAgctttaaaatattaaagaaataactaattaattacttattaattataatatattattaattaatatatattaagctttaaattttattaaataatatttagagcttaaaatatattttttttataaatataattactaaagagctaaatataaagatttaattattatttataattaatttaagcttataataaatataattataaaatataatatctaattaaataatatttataattttaataaaatacgcttttttatagatataattataaataaagtaattattataggcttaaaaaaatatttaaaactaaaattaatataacttagaaattagaaataaattataattatttaaataattaatataaaaagctaacATACTTGATAAGTGAGCTGTACAGACAAGTGAACGAGACAGCATACTATGCACCTAGAAAtagcctaccctagaccctCTAACTCTttctataaaatagctataagcttaaaaagagtatttttataattctaaTCCTTTATAGAGTTTAAAAATgatttttttatattttttaaaaaatgcctttatagagaaaaggccaagtATATAGTGCGAATAGCTTATTCtttaaactaccttataagaagccttataagatttttttaaaaaatatatataaataatatataatataataaatataattataggtttatagatattttaagctatttttagaATTTTAAgggctttttttatttctctttttaatatataaatacctttGTCTCGCTCACTTGACTGTATAGCTCACTTATCAAGTATGTTActagtaataataattataataataagtatttaaggtattcttatttaataaaataatataaggtttttattaattaatattatattaatataggttttaaataataagttttaattatctaagatatcttagtttttatatataatttccttaagtaattaattaaattattttaagaatttatatttttaataataaaaatctaagGTCTTAGggtttttttatataagattattaataatattatttttaagctaagttaatataaacctaagtctagctttattatattatttaagttatcttattaataggtataaatctaattttaataaatatattaattaattataaataagtttttaaattttatatttcttaaattaatctataagatttaataataataatatattatctctttTAAAgagagttattatattttaagggctataacttatattattaatacttttattataagctaagttaataatatatataataagtaagtattataaataagtaagtattataaaaatcctaaccctctttaagaatattataataaaaatattataaattatctaattaattaaaactatttattatactctttcctagatattttaattactacctaataagtccttatattatacctaggcttattataaatactatagcGCCGAATACCTAATCtaattaacctcccttaattattactccTCGATAATTTAGCCGCTacctatatatctatatctatttaattaattatttaccttctttcctctattattattaccccttttttctatagtctagtcctttttaTCCTTTAGCGctagcttagtatcttatt includes:
- a CDS encoding ABC transporter CDR4, whose product is MDGRNSNDSRGDSLGAVEETDLEDLRRLATDLDARTTPALAPNSFYDQRDPRLDPTKPQFDPYRWAQMVLSSMDESIIDVQRQAVAFSNIRVSGAGNSVQYQETVVSSLRVPFVKAARAFFGRRPTARRRILHGFNGLLLSGELLLVLGRPGSGCSTFLKTISGHLGGLTLEPESNIRYRGLSFEDMIQHHRGEVCYNQEVDKHFPHLTVGETLSFAAAARAPRHRPHGLSRSEFIDVVVNVILAVFGLKNTRHTKVGDNFVRGVSGGERKRVSIAEMFLARARIGAWDNSTRGLDAASALQFVKALRLSADMGKTCHAVAAYQSSQSMYDLFDKVVILYEGHEIYYGPRDRAVDYFEEMGWKRDPQQVVSDFLTAITNPGERQPFPGMEEKVPRTATEFADYWKRSRDFQELRSQIERFELENPTDGEGAKQYHTHHVRQQAKHTRPTSPYLLSIPMQIRLCLRRAYQRLRNDVPTALSTVVVQIVLSLIIGSIFFNSPNTSSAFFQRGAVIFFAVLMNALITINEIMQLYSQRPIVEKQAGYAFVHPFTEALASVLIDLPIKLIRCSVFSLVLYFMTNLRRDPAQFFIFYLFLVTAILTMSAIFRSLAAVTKTVGQAMMLAGIIVIVIVVYTGFTLPQTYMRPWFSWIKWINPIFYAFEALVSNEFHGREFECAAFIPPYGSGDSFICEAVGSVPGQRFISGDNFIEHNYGYTHAHLWRNYGILTAFMVAFHCFYLVATEYVRTGQSKAEALVFRPGRAPPQFLQSDGEALPKTGTISSVSQDDRTMPLPKHTDTLTWRGVNYDIPVKEGTKRLLDNVNGWVKPGTLTALMGVSGAGKTTLLDVLAQRVPIGVVEGHVLINGKLLTHGLPRRTGYVQQQDLHLETTTVREALRFSAVLRQPQSASREEKYDYVEQVIQLLGMEDFAEAVVGSQGEGLNVEQRKLLSIGVELSAKPTLLIFLDEPTSGLDSQSSPSNHSSAKRPPLPDLRSSTFPGAGGKTVYFGDIGAQSKTLLNYFARNGARRCGAQENPAEYILDVVAGEDDILVNWVEQWNNSPELREVLAELTRLESSAESTDDETSTMEHLDAEFALPLHSQLRYVALRAFQQYYRQPEYIFAKLLLGLLSGLFIGFSFWKTDHTQQGFQNALFSVFLLCTIFSTLVNQVMPKFVSQRSLYEVRERPSRVYSWKVFILSQVLVEIPWQLFVGVCAWASFYFAVFGSSSDAETRGLILLFVVQFYIYAASMAQMVIAAISDATLAAMLATLMFGMSFVFNGVMQPPDALPGFWTFMYRVSPFTYFK